One stretch of Brettanomyces nanus chromosome 4, complete sequence DNA includes these proteins:
- a CDS encoding uncharacterized protein (EggNog:ENOG41), with translation MDTAASSADYNIAEKRHSGHDHFANVKYGYIVLFLSFAYIVYRELALVYYGRAWRRSGRSTSKIGLVDVPMVYYVTFLSLAVVILSFFNLNLDNFVIHIKRWGRIAYSLTPLDIFLSIRPSPFRLDNYLSTLKLHIWTSRVILILCLAHSVGFLWLWGSAELYKALRLVNFVGVVISVLVLGLFIINWGHIRRRVYRWFYFFHNVTAYALIVAIAYHARPKVWPIAFIDAVLIVYQLVVKFRSMQTIQISDVLCREGSDLKLVKIPGPLSPEVYLSGSHCRLGESRTSAYFWMFPSHPYTLTGVVDTGDGSMNLVVKEQKFQIVPLKEYTLQPYFPSALGPNFFHTAENINIVCGGSGISYGIPIFEYFKKKKQDGSSDIKLKFVWITPKRNDIFVLEELGITGVDVYVTDPADSEEGENYELESLQNVGGGEEQEQEEREGKIDPFADPNTDQSSTNTEFLTNTIHSSGRPNLVNSLANNMGATIDYANNWVIACGPEGLIEECRVLAKAHNSRFFSEEYDV, from the coding sequence ATGGATACAGCTGCTAGCTCAGCCGACTATAATATTGCTGAGAAAAGGCACAGTGGCCATGATCATTTCGCCAACGTTAAATACGGTTATATAGTACTTTTCCTATCATTCGCGTACATAGTATACAGAGAATTGGCTTTGGTCTACTACGGCAGAGCATGGCGTCGTTCTGGGCGGTCCACGTCCAAAATTGGCTTGGTTGATGTACCCATGGTTTATTATGtcacttttctttccttggCAGTGGTGATATTGTCTTTTTTTAACCTGAACCTCGACAACTTTGTGATTCACATAAAGCGCTGGGGTCGTATTGCTTATTCTCTTACACCGCTAGATATTTTCCTCAGCATTCGTCCATCTCCTTTTCGCTTGGATAACTATTTGTCTACGCTCAAGCTTCACATCTGGACTTCTAGAGTGATTTTAATTCTATGTCTTGCTCACAGTGTGGGCTTTCTTTGGCTATGGGGATCTGCAGAGTTGTATAAAGCATTGAGATTGGTCAACTTTGTTGGAGTAGTAATTTCTGTGCTTGTCCTTggtcttttcatcatcaattggGGACATATTAGACGTAGAGTGTACCGATGGttttatttcttccatAATGTCACTGCTTACGCATTGATAGTCGCCATTGCATATCATGCAAGACCGAAAGTTTGGCCTATCGCCTTCATAGATGCTGTGTTGATTGTGTATCAACTCGTGGTGAAGTTTAGAAGCATGCAAACTATTCAGATCTCGGATGTATTGTGTCGCGAAGGTTCAGATCTcaaattggtgaagattcCGGGACCCTTATCTCCAGAAGTTTATTTATCAGGTAGCCATTGTCGCCTAGGTGAATCTAGGACGAGCGCCTACTTCTGGATGTTTCCATCACACCCTTACACTTTAACAGGTGTTGTCGATACTGGAGATGGTTCGATGAACCTAGTGGTCAAGGAGcaaaaatttcaaattgttCCTCTCAAGGAATATACGTTGCAACCTTATTTTCCGTCAGCATTGGGCCCCAATTTCTTTCACACGGCAGAGAATATCAACATTGTATGCGGTGGTTCCGGTATCTCATATGGTATTCCCATATTTGAGTACtttaagaaaaagaaacaggaTGGTTCCAGCGATATTAAGTTGAAATTTGTATGGATTACACCGAAAAGAAATGATATTTTCGTGTTGGAGGAATTGGGAATAACAGGAGTAGATGTCTACGTAACAGATCCTGCAGATTCggaagaaggtgaaaacTACGAATTGGAGTCTCTGCAGAATGtaggaggaggagaagaacaagaacaagaggaACGGGAAGGAAAAATTGATCCATTTGCAGATCCCAACACTGATCAGTCCTCTACTAATACTGAATTCCTCACTAACACTattcattcttctggaagacCCAACTTGGTAAACAGTTTGGCAAATAATATGGGTGCCACCATCGACTATGCCAATAATTGGGTCATTGCGTGTGGACCGGAGGGATTGATAGAAGAATGCAGAGTCCTAGCTAAGGCGCACAACAGTCGATTCTTTTCCGAAGAATATGATGTATAG
- a CDS encoding uncharacterized protein (EggNog:ENOG41) yields MKIPFILLVTVAIVSATTAGNSHFSVPGALLGCVNQVAHATASSHRDFQSICAKRDQVLKCLVDNCAFGNFLQARDHYLGTCLCMVSELQNNTRYTFFKQPHENDPKTIARGSTADYWKAESMARKVAIKEYNQSRKYSNATITPAIKPPKNELREHQIQNNEHNKDINDTTTILASSRKIRQKDAIPLEEKTFDEVSEFRQFAPKKVENYYDDFTTITTERVLSTPLPVQDVHLASTNIALSLKFDKELLQEQTEKQLDDFDDDSDSPENSENNDDLDDLFGGTKISNDNRRRRRRKKGHERKIKGRKKKVYKADRERKWRAKDRNKWEKAKSFFTGYEDIGEKEEEE; encoded by the coding sequence ATGAAGATACCATTTATACTTTTAGTTACAGTCGCCATAGTTTCTGCGACTACGGCTGGCAATAGCCATTTTTCCGTTCCCGGAGCCCTCCTTGGCTGTGTTAACCAGGTTGCGCACGCTACTGCGTCTAGCCACCGAGACTTCCAAAGTATCTGCGCTAAAAGAGACCAAGTTTTAAAATGTTTAGTAGACAACTGTGCCTTTGGAAACTTTCTGCAGGCAAGAGATCACTATTTAGGAACCTGCTTATGCATGGTCTCTGAATTACAAAACAATACTCGGTataccttcttcaagcagCCTCATGAAAATGACCCTAAAACAATTGCAAGAGGATCTACTGCAGATTATTGGAAAGCCGAGAGCATGGCAAGAAAAGTTGCCATAAAAGAATATAATCAGTCCCGGAAGTATTCAAATGCCACGATTACACCGGCAATCAAGCCACCAAAGAATGAACTAAGGGAACATCAAATACAAAATAATGAACATAACAAAGATATAAATGACACCACTACAATTTTGGCATCGTCACGCAAAATTCGGCAAAAGGATGCAATTcctttggaggagaaaacATTTGACGAGGTATCAGAATTCAGACAGTTTGCCCCGAAAAAGGTAGAAAATTACTACGACGACTTTACAACAATAACTACTGAGAGAGTTTTATCAACTCCCTTGCCTGTGCAGGATGTGCATCTTGCAAGTACTAATATTGCGCTCTCATTGAAATTTGATAAAGAATTATTGCAAGAACAGACGGAGAAGCAATTGgatgactttgatgatgactcCGATTCTCCTGAGAATTCCGAGAATAACGACGATCTCGATGACTTGTTTGGAGGTACCAAAATCTCCAATGACaacaggagaagaagaagacgcAAAAAGGGTCacgaaagaaaaataaaaggccgaaagaagaaggtgtaCAAGGCCGacagagagagaaaatGGAGAGCCAAAGATCGTAATAAATGGGAGAAAGCTAAAAGTTTCTTTACAGGATACGAGGATAtaggagagaaagaagaagaagaataa
- a CDS encoding uncharacterized protein (BUSCO:EOG09343GB6) codes for MKVIFKDFKKEKIPIDIDSEDTIFSGKEKLASVKQCEPEQLKFVYSGKILKDDKTFDSFKVKEDDQIIFMISKAKKVKKEDSREGNEAEQTSKSKEGMATSATEGTPIAAAAAAETPAATEVSVTSDAPIATGSTDTAEVNTSTEEFDASTFAVGRAREAALQNIVAMGFEREQVERALTAAFNNPDRAVEYLLNGLPEIHSQSNPTAVPAAESTVTEIGNSEGVQKATDDSKSSEAAALSVAPSASGVASNTTAAPAATAAITTAATTAATTAAISLPTSTPNPNNLFEQAAAQQSGETQQSGDYISSLRELLQQQPEMAEAVLQQLAASNPQLAQVIRTNPEAFMRYLTDGDQSALGEALGIPREYLEGAEGAEDESGDNATRIEITPEENEAISRLCELGFDRNLVVQVYFACDKNEEMAANLLFSEHAD; via the coding sequence ATGAAGGTGATCTTTAAAGATTTtaaaaaagagaagattccTATCGATATCGATTCCGAAGACACCATTTTCTCTGGCAAGGAGAAACTTGCGTCTGTGAAGCAATGCGAACCGGAGCAGTTGAAGTTTGTGTATTCAGGAAAGATTCTTAAGGATGATAAGACCTTTGATAGTTTTAAGGTGAAGGAAGATGATCAGATAATTTTTATGATTTCCAAAGCCAAGAAAgttaagaaggaagatTCTAGAGAGGGCAATGAGGCAGAGCAGACCAGCAAGTCGAAGGAGGGGATGGCTACTTCTGCTACTGAAGGTACTCCTATAGCTGCCGCTGCCGCTGCTGAGACGCCTGCTGCCACAGAAGTATCTGTAACTTCAGACGCGCCTATTGCTACTGGCTCTACAGACACTGCTGAAGTTAATACGAGCactgaagaatttgatgcCTCAACTTTTGCCGTTGGACGAGCACGCGAAGCGGCATTGCAAAACATTGTTGCCATGGGTTTTGAAAGAGAGCAAGTTGAGAGAGCACTGACTGCTGCATTTAATAATCCTGATAGAGCGGTGGAGTACCTTTTGAATGGACTACCGGAGATTCATTCTCAGAGCAACCCTACCGCTGTGCCAGCTGCTGAGTCAACTGTTACCGAAATTGGTAACTCAGAAGGAGTTCAAAAGGCAACTGACGACTCCAAGTCCTCTGAAGCTGCTGCATTATCGGTGGCCCCATCGGCATCGGGTGTGGCTTCTAATACGactgctgctcctgctgctactgctgctaTTACTACTGCCGCCACTACTGCTGCTACTACGGCTGCTATTTCGTTACCCACTTCTACCCCTAATCCCAACAACTTGTTTGAGCAGGCAGCAGCTCAACAATCTGGCGAAACCCAGCAAAGTGGGGACTATATCTCGTCACTAAGAGAGCTTttacagcagcagccaGAGATGGCAGAGGCTGTACTCCAGCAGTTAGCAGCATCTAATCCACAGCTAGCCCAGGTGATCCGTACAAACCCAGAGGCATTTATGAGGTATCTTACAGATGGTGATCAATCAGCATTAGGAGAAGCTTTGGGAATACCTAGAGAGTACTTGGAAGGTGCTGAGggagcagaagatgaatcagGAGATAATGCTACTCGTATTGAAATTACACCAGAGGAGAATGAGGCCATAAGTAGACTCTGTGAGCTTGGCTTCGACAGAAACTTAGTTGTACAGGTGTATTTTGCGTGTGATAAAAACGAGGAGATGGCTGCAAACTTGTTGTTCAGCGAGCACGCAGATTAG